Sequence from the Carassius auratus strain Wakin chromosome 32, ASM336829v1, whole genome shotgun sequence genome:
tgcatgggcaaagctgagttttcagcagccattactccaatgtGAATATCAATGAGATCACTAAGAGGCAGAGCTTTAAAACTGACCTCTGCTACCATGGTGGTGAGCTGTGAGAAGGTCGGCCGGTCAGAAGGACTGCAAGCCCAACATTTACGCATCACAGAATATAACTCCTGCGGACAGTCTGGAGGCCTTTCCAAACGCTCGCCTTCCCGCTCAACACGATATAAAATCTATACAAAGCACAACATTTCATCAAAGGAAATAGTGCTGATTACAAATATAGTTCATAAACAGAACACAGCATTTTTCACAATGTTATTGCATCAAACATATATACCTGTCTGCCAGACAGCCCAAACCAGGGCTCCTCACAGTACGTGAACATTTCCCATAATGTGACACCAAACATCCAGACATCTGACGCATGAGAGAAAGTACCTACACGCAAACTCTCAGGAGCACACCTATAGGAAGCAAGAAAGAGTTACTATCCTCGACCTAGCAAACAGGTAATAGTGACAACCTTTCTTCATTAAGATCATCGTTTCTACTTATCCTTtgatttatgaaattgtattcaAAATTCTGAGATAGCTCTTTCTGGTTCTTTAATCCAGCTTTCTTACCATGCAAAGGGAATGCGCTTGTGTGCCGTCATGATGTAGTGGTCCCTGTCCTGATCCAAGCCTCTCATCAGCCCAAAGTCTCCGATCTTCACTAGCTCTCTGGCAGCCAAGAACACATTCCGGGCAGCGAGGTCTCTGTGGATGAAGCGTCTGGACTCTAGGTACTCCATACCTGCAGCAATCTGTGTGCTGAAGAGCCAGAGCCGTGAAAGAGGATATTCTCCCTGTCGTAGACGCAGAGTGTCGTATAAAGAGCCAAGGGGAGCCAGCTCTGTCACCTAATAGAAAAATACTGATTCACTGAGGAACGTGCAGCGGTTAACTCTGCTTTgcttaaaaagtattttcatgaGTGGTGCACAAAAATACACTAAGTAAAAGGGCAATATTGTGTCTGAAATATAAGTAACTAAATATTAACTTCTTGTCTATTGAACTGGTTTATAAAAGCCAATATCACACTCGCAATCATATTTTGGTCTGAATATAAGCAAGACTGATACTCCTtcaattaacaataaaataaatatgaaaaggtaataagttatttatatttataatataagcataaaaaaatagaaagaatcgATTATTAGTGCAGTTACAATTACCATTTTAAGAGGGTGAGTAAGGACAACACCATACAGATGTATAATGTTGGGGTGGTCCAGAGACTGCATGGTCGTAACTTCCTGGAGGAATTCGGTCACCACTTCTCCATACCTGGATGCGCCACCCCTCAAGGTTTTCACTGCTACAGACAACTTAAAATCGGAAAACAGGACTGTTAGTGCAGTATTTATTACGATCTGTTCAAGCTTCTAGATAGAAAAAAAGAACATATACTTATATTTGGTTTAAAGCACTCACCACTCGTCCAGTCGGTGTTTGCCATTCTGCTTTCCTAACTACCCCAAAGGAACCTGAGCCTAGCCTGTCCCCAAAAATCAGTTCACCGTCCTGGATAAGACAGGGGAGTGCACGTGCTGGTTCTGGCCCCTGGCCTGACCCAACACCATTAAACAGCTCACGTCCCTCTGCCGAGCGACTATTGAAGGCCTAGTAGAAAAAAACAGACAGTGATGATCATAGGTAGGCTAAGTGAATGAATAAAAAGAGAGTGTATAAGATGTGAAATACCTTAATCATCGATGACCGTGGTTGCATGTTGTTTTTGTAATGGCTGACGCCTTCCCATAATCGTCGCTGTCCTGTTGACAGAAAGCACTTAATGGTTATATTCACCATTGTAGGGTCTTGAAGTGCACaaagaaaatcaaacaaaataacaTGATCTTCAAATAACAAACTGCTTTACAAGACAAACCTGGTTTACTAATGCCAATATGTTCAAGATCGGCTTCTTTAACGTAGTTCAGGTGCTCAAAACGTGTCACATTGAGTCCATCTCGCATCCTTAGGTAGAATCTCTCTAGCTGCACACCAGCAAGGAGCTGGTACAGCCACTGAGTGTCATGATCCATCATTATTAGACTGTCAAACAGCAACTCTGAAAGACCAACAGAGCAATGAAATCAGAtcagaaaataatgtaaaataaatctgaaCAATCTAAGACATCCGTTGTTTTTCCCATATTCCTGAATAGACACTACATGGCTGTTCCTTACAATTTGAGTCCTCACTGGGATGCTATGAATGCTTGTTGAGAATTTGCTGCAAGCCAATGAGAAGTGAAACAAACAAGAAACCTGAGCTGTGTTTAGAAAGCCCTCTTCAAGTGCATGCTACTCAAAATACTTcctttttttagatttaaaaggGTGGTGgacatatatctttttttttttaattgccagcTTAACTGTTAAAGAGATCATTTTCAGCTATAGTTACATAATAGTTACATAACCAACtacataaatatatctatatgttTATAAGTTTCATGTTACTTTTACTACTGGtaaaaaatgcagaaatgaaTATCTACTGTACATGCTAACAAACAGACTAAATCTTAAGGAAGCAGTTGAGTTTATAAACCAAACAAACCACTTTTTTTTCAATGGATGCCAATGAGGAGAGAGGTATGTTGCCAGCCACTTTAGGCATTTGATTAAAAGAGAATGATTTAGCTGCTCAGCAGGATTAAACTCATAAAGCAATCATGCTATGAATGACCACTAAACACCTCTCTGAAGTATACTAACTTGTTTGTATTGGCAAGGAAATCCCGTTTTACAGTTGCATACTGTATACACAAGTATGCAAA
This genomic interval carries:
- the LOC113052032 gene encoding activated CDC42 kinase 1-like is translated as MMDHDTQWLYQLLAGVQLERFYLRMRDGLNVTRFEHLNYVKEADLEHIGISKPGQRRLWEGVSHYKNNMQPRSSMIKAFNSRSAEGRELFNGVGSGQGPEPARALPCLIQDGELIFGDRLGSGSFGVVRKAEWQTPTGRVLSVAVKTLRGGASRYGEVVTEFLQEVTTMQSLDHPNIIHLYGVVLTHPLKMVTELAPLGSLYDTLRLRQGEYPLSRLWLFSTQIAAGMEYLESRRFIHRDLAARNVFLAARELVKIGDFGLMRGLDQDRDHYIMTAHKRIPFAWCAPESLRVGTFSHASDVWMFGVTLWEMFTYCEEPWFGLSGRQILYRVEREGERLERPPDCPQELYSVMRKCWACSPSDRPTFSQLTTMVAEAQPMEVRAMKDFAEPRKLSLQANDLVTVIDHGLEICEWKGQNQRTLSVGWFSPSLAAPALTAAVPASGPTLISSPIKGSLKHSGHGDTDPARSWGNPERIEDSRRWRIPLAREKEGSNLKKMAGMSRSLESVLGVSQGKGQSADGNAAQRPDPHRLMQSNLLQDPRRFSDAIVVPPSRPPRPNFKCISPPNTGFQFVKPQTTIHDRRPVNPAGWAPQTHSQLQIQFKQQQQYLGNSNLARMTHLAKSSPQLDDGPEKEKEQDKEREREKAKERYPPQIGKEAVMAQVQEAVHGVTIEQVKKALYRNDWNPVRAEQQLKIDQLYYMTQCSREECQKILTSYNWDLQLAGRYIIRQDRDRTAFDRRGERV